The DNA segment TACAAACAAAATCTATAGTTATTTTAGCTATTAATAAattcgaaccaattgatggtgactagtaaacaaatttgatttttaaagttttttattaGTGTCGTTACTATTGTATCACTGGtaaacacaaataaataatcCTTGaccaaaaagacaaaagattAAGACGGAAAAATCGATAAAAAGTAAAATGTGGGGCCATCCTACATTGATTTCTCCAAAACATTTCTTTCTTTAGtccttttttgaaaattaaaaaaaaatctttttttttccttgcttctttttaaatgaaaatgtttaaaaGAAAGGAAGAGAAGGGTCTTGGAAACTTCATGGAAAATCAAAACCAGCTTTGCATTACTACACAAAGCACCTATAAGTACAATCACGAGCCGAGAAAACAAAAGTAacaagaaacattaaaatacatACAGAGCTCACGAGATTCAAGCAATGGCAAACATCTTCCTCATCGCCAGTGGATCAAgatcaagaacaagaagagaaaTTAAATCAAAGAACCCGGAAGGAAAGAGATCAAACTCCAATCCCAATTCAAACTCAGACAATAACTTCTCATGCAAGAAGCACACGAAACACAGACAGTCTCCTGGAGTATGTTCCCTATGTCTCACCGAGAGGCTCTCTAAGGTAGAGTATTACGACTACACTAAGAACGCAGCTCAAACGGCGTCGTCTCACTGCTCATCAACAGCATCATCTTCCACATCGGTCTCGTCTTGTTACTCATCTTCTTCGGTCTCTTCTTGTTCGTCTCCATTGCAATATCGgtacaaagagaagaagaaggatgggaAGAAACACAGCTTGTTCAGATTACTGCTTGGATCCATAGTagattagattttttaatttattttcaaagttttttaTTCATACTACGAGTATATTCCTTTTGTGTATTCATTCTTGGTCAGAGAATCAGTGAAGTTGCATAAGATTATAACCaaaaaattggattttaatattttaaatcttgatGTCAATGACCCAATAAAGGAAGTTCAAAATTACACATCTTTTTCTAATGCTAATTTATTATGAAGTTATAGTtgttaaaaaatttacataaacaattttacaaccaataattatatatgttttataaatctGCATGCACCAATTCAAAAGTCTTATGAAAATCTATGCAATAAATcattcttttaaaaacaaaatttaggctttttaaaatagaaacattaatGAACTTACTAGACAAAAATTAACGAAATTCAGAGCTTTTAGAAAAATTTACAAGTCTCTGGTTGTAAACTATGTCGGTggtaatatattttacattttttttaattacaacaTAAATTTCGTGTATAAAAACTACTTTTGAGTTTTGTCAATTTTAACTTCAAATACGGTGTTACATTCCGAACCATTATATAATAGGATCAAATATTATgaaattgttttcttaaaaCGTATATTACCAAATTGTTTTCTGCCCAAAATTGTGCGTGAGTTGTGAATATcgttaatatgaaaaaaaatactgtATGTTCTCAGCATCTGGGGatgaaatgttaaaatttataccatttttatttttttaaatgttggttacaatttattaaacaaatgaaaaaaaaaactaaacacaaCCATATGCTTCAAAGAAGCCGAATGCTAGAAAAGTAGAACTCAAGCATGGAAGGTGAACTATCCGGTGATGGAAAGGAGAACAGACGGCCCTAGATTAGGCGGTCTATAGTGCATTGAACACATGCAGCTGAAATGGTGGTGTTGGTGAAGATTCAAACAACCCCACCACTTAacttattaataaatttgatattaacatatttcaatattgatatattttacacatgattaaattaatattaactaattcaatattgatatatttcacacagaattaaattaatatacacatCAAATTTATTCCATAACCCAAGATAGTTTTAGTTTGAAACCTAAGCACTAATGAAATTCTTGATATATATGAAAAGTCCAATATCCTTACCGGTCTTAAAATGTTTACCATGACTGGAAGTCTAAAACATACAAGAATATTCGTAGAGTGTACTTAGGTATGTCATTTTGACCTACGTGTCGAGTCTTTTAGTTACTTGAGCCACAGGTTCTTGATTAATAACGCTTCAAATAACTTATTTATACTCCTATATTTGTATGACATATTGCCCCCCAAAAAAAATTGCCATCTTTGTCATAAACACGTAGGTATGTGTCAGAACAACAGTTGGAAAAAACCCAAATAATTACCTTTCACGTTTCATTCTGTGTAATGCACATTTATGGGATATGTTTAAGgaaataaaatgcataataaataaataaataagagttATGACATGATAGGCTGGCGCATGACTTTTACTCTAGTTGCCAGAAAGAATGTACGGTAAGAGGACAAAGACGTGTTGTACTTCAATATCATATGATTCACTTCATATCACATACAGCTGttctaattattaatttagcCGTACCACTAATGTCTGATGCATAC comes from the Brassica napus cultivar Da-Ae chromosome A7, Da-Ae, whole genome shotgun sequence genome and includes:
- the BNAA07G29970D gene encoding uncharacterized protein BNAA07G29970D — encoded protein: MANIFLIASGSRSRTRREIKSKNPEGKRSNSNPNSNSDNNFSCKKHTKHRQSPGVCSLCLTERLSKVEYYDYTKNAAQTASSHCSSTASSSTSVSSCYSSSSVSSCSSPLQYRYKEKKKDGKKHSLFRLLLGSIVD